One Pectobacterium colocasium DNA segment encodes these proteins:
- the moeA gene encoding molybdopterin molybdotransferase MoeA, whose amino-acid sequence MESVNAGLLTLEHALENMFSQVTSLTETERVSLFDATGRITAHAIASPINVPPFANSAMDGYAVRCADLAVATTLPLAGKAFAGTPFTGEWPVGTCIRIMTGAPIPTGADAVIMQEEADVSDGGIRFPHKVKPGQNIRLAGEDIQSGASVLPAGCKLGVAELPLLASLGIAQIDVVRRLQVAVFSTGDELQPVGKPLEDGQIYDTNRFAVRLMLEQLGCDVHDLGIIRDDPAALRAAFHEADRLADLVISSGGVSVGEADYTKQMLDELGDIHFWKLAIKPGKPFAFGKLHHAWFCGLPGNPVSAALTFYQLVQPLLARLSGYTQWHQPPRIRVKTTSALKKTPGRTDFQRGIFSRNALGELEVTTTGHQGSHVFSSFSLGNCFIVLEQDRGHVAAGEWVDIEPFNALLGH is encoded by the coding sequence ATGGAAAGCGTTAACGCAGGTTTACTGACTCTTGAACACGCTCTGGAAAACATGTTTTCTCAGGTTACGTCCCTCACCGAGACAGAGCGCGTATCCCTGTTCGACGCCACAGGACGGATCACCGCCCATGCCATCGCCTCTCCGATTAATGTCCCACCTTTCGCCAATTCCGCGATGGACGGTTATGCCGTACGCTGTGCGGATTTGGCCGTTGCCACGACGCTGCCGCTGGCAGGAAAAGCATTCGCTGGCACCCCATTCACTGGTGAATGGCCTGTCGGAACTTGCATTCGCATTATGACCGGCGCGCCGATTCCCACAGGCGCCGACGCCGTCATCATGCAGGAAGAGGCTGACGTTAGCGACGGTGGCATCCGTTTCCCCCACAAGGTCAAACCCGGTCAGAATATTCGTCTGGCGGGAGAAGATATTCAGTCGGGTGCCAGCGTGTTGCCTGCGGGCTGCAAGCTGGGCGTGGCGGAGTTGCCGCTGCTGGCCTCGCTGGGGATTGCGCAGATTGATGTAGTACGCCGTCTGCAAGTCGCGGTGTTTTCTACCGGTGATGAGCTGCAACCTGTCGGCAAACCGTTGGAAGACGGCCAGATTTATGACACCAACCGTTTCGCCGTCCGCCTGATGTTGGAACAACTGGGCTGCGATGTGCACGATCTGGGAATTATTCGTGACGATCCGGCGGCCTTGCGTGCCGCGTTCCATGAGGCTGACCGGCTGGCCGATCTGGTGATTAGCAGCGGCGGCGTTTCCGTTGGCGAAGCGGATTACACCAAGCAAATGCTGGATGAACTGGGCGATATCCATTTCTGGAAACTGGCGATCAAACCCGGCAAACCCTTCGCCTTCGGTAAATTGCACCACGCCTGGTTCTGCGGCCTGCCGGGAAATCCCGTTTCCGCTGCGCTGACATTCTATCAACTGGTTCAACCGCTGCTGGCGCGCCTGTCTGGCTATACGCAGTGGCACCAGCCGCCTCGCATTCGCGTCAAAACGACCAGCGCCCTGAAAAAGACGCCGGGGCGCACCGATTTCCAACGCGGCATTTTCAGCCGTAACGCTCTGGGTGAGCTGGAAGTCACAACCACCGGGCATCAGGGTTCGCACGTTTTCAGCTCTTTCAGCCTCGGTAACTGTTTCATCGTGCTTGAGCAGGATCGCGGCCATGTCGCCGCAGGCGAATGGGTCGACATCGAGCCCTTCAACGCGCTGCTGGGACACTGA
- the gsiC gene encoding glutathione ABC transporter permease GsiC, which yields MLNYFIKRLLGLIPTLLIVMVLVFLFVHLLPGDPARLAAGREADAAVIEMVRQDLGLDKPLPHQFWHFFTNVLQGDFGTSIVSKRPVTEEIAMRFMPTFWLTVCSMVWAVIFGMAIGIVSAVWRNGWPDRIGMTLAVSGLSFPAFALGMLLMQIFSVELGWLPTVGADTWLHYILPSLTLGAAVAAVMARFTRASFVDVLQEDYMRTARAKGVRESLVVVKHGLRNALIPVVTMMGLQFGFLLGGSIVVEKVFNWPGLGRLLVDAVEMRDYPVIQAEVLLFSLEFILINLLVDMLYAAINPAIRYK from the coding sequence ATGCTGAATTATTTTATTAAACGACTACTGGGACTGATTCCCACGCTCCTGATTGTGATGGTGCTGGTGTTCCTGTTCGTTCATCTGCTACCCGGCGATCCGGCGCGTTTAGCCGCCGGGCGGGAAGCGGATGCTGCCGTTATCGAGATGGTTCGGCAGGATTTGGGGTTGGATAAACCGCTGCCACACCAATTCTGGCACTTCTTTACCAATGTCTTGCAAGGGGATTTTGGTACATCGATCGTATCGAAACGCCCAGTCACCGAAGAGATCGCTATGCGCTTTATGCCGACCTTTTGGCTGACGGTATGCAGCATGGTGTGGGCGGTGATTTTTGGTATGGCGATCGGCATCGTATCGGCCGTGTGGCGCAACGGCTGGCCGGACAGAATCGGGATGACGCTGGCGGTCTCTGGCCTCTCTTTTCCCGCTTTTGCACTCGGCATGCTGCTAATGCAGATTTTTTCTGTCGAACTGGGGTGGCTGCCGACGGTGGGAGCGGATACCTGGCTGCACTACATTTTGCCTTCGCTGACGCTGGGCGCGGCGGTGGCGGCGGTGATGGCGCGTTTTACCCGCGCGTCGTTTGTCGATGTGTTGCAGGAAGACTACATGCGCACGGCACGGGCAAAAGGCGTGCGTGAATCGTTGGTTGTGGTGAAGCATGGGCTGCGCAATGCGCTGATTCCCGTGGTGACGATGATGGGGTTGCAATTTGGTTTCTTGCTCGGCGGTTCCATTGTTGTGGAGAAGGTTTTCAACTGGCCAGGGCTTGGGCGGCTGCTGGTGGATGCGGTGGAGATGCGTGACTATCCGGTGATTCAGGCCGAGGTGCTGCTGTTTTCGCTGGAGTTTATTCTGATCAATCTGCTGGTGGATATGCTGTATGCCGCGATTAATCCAGCCATTCGTTATAAATAA
- the gsiD gene encoding glutathione ABC transporter permease GsiD, which produces MRHWRRKAMLATLPVMRDKPVRMPWREFWRRFLRQHVAVTAGVFVLLLVAIACLAPYLMPYDAENYFDYDRLNEGPSSAHWLGVDSLGRDIFSRILMGTRISLAAGILSVLVGMIIGTMLGLLAGYYEGWTDRIIMRICDVLFAFPGILLAIAVVAIMGSGMANVVVAVAIFSIPAFARLVRGNTLVLKQLTYIESARSIGASDWTILFRHILPGSVSSIVVFFSMRIGMSIITAASLSFLGLGAQPPMPEWGAMLNEARSDMVIAPHVAIFPSLAIFLTVLAFNLLGDGLRDALDPKLKS; this is translated from the coding sequence ATGAGACACTGGCGACGTAAAGCGATGCTGGCGACGCTCCCTGTCATGAGGGATAAACCTGTGCGTATGCCGTGGCGTGAGTTCTGGCGGCGCTTTCTTCGGCAGCACGTTGCGGTCACCGCGGGCGTGTTTGTACTGTTGCTGGTTGCGATCGCGTGTCTGGCACCGTATCTGATGCCCTATGATGCCGAGAATTATTTCGATTATGATCGCCTGAATGAAGGTCCGTCGTCGGCACACTGGCTGGGGGTGGATTCATTAGGACGTGATATTTTCAGCCGGATCCTGATGGGAACGCGCATTTCGCTGGCTGCGGGCATCCTCTCGGTGCTGGTGGGGATGATTATCGGCACGATGCTGGGCCTGCTGGCAGGCTACTACGAAGGGTGGACAGACCGTATTATCATGCGCATTTGCGATGTGCTGTTTGCTTTTCCCGGTATTTTGCTGGCGATTGCTGTTGTGGCAATTATGGGCAGTGGCATGGCGAATGTGGTTGTCGCCGTCGCGATTTTCAGCATTCCGGCGTTCGCTCGTTTGGTGCGAGGCAATACGTTGGTGCTGAAACAGCTGACCTACATTGAATCCGCCCGCAGTATTGGCGCCAGCGACTGGACGATCCTGTTTCGGCATATTCTTCCCGGCTCGGTGTCTTCCATCGTGGTGTTTTTCTCGATGCGCATTGGAATGTCGATCATCACGGCAGCCAGCTTGTCATTTTTAGGGCTTGGCGCACAGCCGCCGATGCCGGAGTGGGGAGCGATGCTGAATGAAGCGCGATCGGATATGGTGATCGCACCGCACGTTGCGATATTCCCAAGTTTGGCAATCTTTCTGACGGTACTGGCGTTTAATTTATTGGGCGACGGCCTGCGCGATGCACTCGACCCGAAATTGAAAAGCTGA
- the gsiB gene encoding glutathione ABC transporter substrate-binding protein GsiB, whose protein sequence is MSVMTIKRRWFVAAGVTAAMAASPVWAAKDAVIAVGSTFTSLDPYDANDSLSQTVAKSFYQGLFGFDKDMKLVNVLADSYDVSPDGLTYTVKLHPGVKFHDGSAFNAAAVKVNLDRASNPDNRLKRYNLFKMIEKTDVVDDLTVKITLKTPFSAFVNNLAHPAAVMISPAALTQYGKEIGFHPVGTGPYRFVTWNQTDFVKVEKFSGYWKAGLPKLDSITWRPVVDNNTRAALLQTGEAQFAYPIPFEQAKVLEKNDKLTLVASPSILHRYISMNVTQKPFDNPKVRQALNYAINKEALIKVAFSGYATPAEGPLPGSIDYSVKYQPWPYDPAKARELLKEAGYPDGFTTTLWSSHNHSTAQKVLQFTQQQLAQVGVKVQVTAMDAGQRAAEVEGKGVKETGVRLFYTGWSASTGEADWALSPLFATASWPPAQFNTAFYSNPQVDADLANALKTTDRTEKQKLYQDAQDKIWADAPWIFLATERLVSANSKKLSGFYVMPDTLFSFEEADLKE, encoded by the coding sequence ATGAGCGTAATGACGATAAAACGGCGCTGGTTCGTCGCCGCAGGGGTAACCGCTGCTATGGCGGCGTCACCCGTCTGGGCAGCCAAAGATGCGGTGATCGCCGTGGGTTCCACTTTTACCAGCCTGGATCCGTACGATGCCAACGATTCGCTATCGCAAACGGTCGCGAAGTCCTTCTATCAGGGGCTATTTGGCTTTGATAAAGACATGAAGCTGGTGAACGTGCTGGCGGACAGCTATGACGTAAGCCCAGATGGCCTGACGTATACCGTTAAGCTGCATCCTGGCGTCAAATTTCACGATGGGTCGGCGTTTAACGCCGCCGCAGTGAAAGTGAATCTGGATCGCGCCAGTAATCCAGACAACCGCCTGAAGCGATATAACCTGTTCAAAATGATCGAAAAAACCGATGTGGTTGACGATTTAACGGTGAAAATCACACTGAAGACGCCATTCTCGGCATTCGTTAACAATCTGGCGCATCCGGCGGCGGTGATGATCTCACCGGCGGCATTAACGCAGTACGGCAAGGAAATTGGTTTCCATCCGGTAGGCACTGGACCGTATCGTTTTGTGACCTGGAATCAGACCGATTTTGTTAAAGTCGAGAAATTCAGCGGCTACTGGAAGGCGGGTTTACCGAAGCTGGACAGCATTACCTGGCGTCCGGTAGTGGATAACAACACGCGCGCGGCACTGCTGCAAACCGGCGAAGCACAGTTTGCTTATCCAATACCGTTCGAGCAAGCCAAGGTGCTGGAGAAAAATGACAAGCTGACGCTGGTGGCATCGCCGTCGATTCTGCACCGCTACATCAGCATGAACGTGACGCAGAAACCGTTTGATAACCCGAAAGTGCGGCAGGCACTGAACTACGCAATCAACAAAGAGGCGTTGATTAAAGTCGCGTTCTCCGGCTATGCGACGCCAGCCGAAGGGCCACTGCCAGGCAGCATTGATTATTCAGTAAAATACCAACCGTGGCCTTACGATCCGGCGAAGGCGCGCGAACTGCTGAAAGAAGCAGGCTACCCTGACGGTTTCACTACAACGCTCTGGTCGTCACATAACCACAGTACGGCGCAGAAAGTCTTGCAGTTCACACAGCAACAGCTGGCGCAAGTTGGCGTGAAAGTGCAGGTGACCGCCATGGATGCGGGGCAACGCGCTGCGGAAGTGGAAGGCAAAGGCGTGAAAGAAACGGGTGTTCGTCTGTTCTATACCGGTTGGTCAGCCTCGACGGGGGAGGCGGATTGGGCGCTGTCGCCGCTGTTTGCGACGGCTTCCTGGCCACCCGCACAGTTCAACACGGCGTTTTACAGCAACCCGCAGGTTGATGCGGATCTGGCGAATGCCCTGAAAACCACGGATCGGACGGAAAAGCAGAAACTGTATCAGGATGCACAGGACAAAATCTGGGCGGACGCGCCGTGGATTTTCCTGGCGACAGAGCGTTTAGTCTCGGCCAACAGCAAAAAACTGAGCGGGTTTTACGTGATGCCGGATACCTTGTTCAGTTTTGAAGAGGCCGATCTCAAGGAATAA
- a CDS encoding CidA/LrgA family protein yields the protein MRNTFIVCWQYLRAFALIYLCLLAGNAVSALLPFTIPGSIIGMLVLFTLLASQILPAQWVKPGCHLLIRHMALLFVPIGVGVMNYYDLVSQQFGPIVVSCLISTFIVMLVVGFSTQIMQRERAMAGDRTPPKDNE from the coding sequence ATGCGTAATACGTTCATCGTTTGCTGGCAGTATTTACGCGCTTTCGCATTGATTTATCTCTGCCTACTGGCAGGCAATGCGGTATCCGCGTTACTTCCGTTCACTATCCCCGGCAGTATTATCGGTATGCTGGTCTTGTTCACCCTTCTCGCCTCGCAAATCCTGCCCGCGCAGTGGGTGAAACCGGGCTGCCATCTTCTTATTCGTCATATGGCGCTGCTGTTCGTCCCTATCGGCGTCGGCGTGATGAATTATTACGATCTGGTCAGCCAACAATTTGGCCCCATCGTGGTTTCCTGCCTGATCAGTACCTTTATTGTAATGTTGGTTGTGGGTTTCAGTACCCAGATAATGCAGCGTGAACGCGCCATGGCTGGCGATCGCACGCCGCCGAAGGATAACGAATAA
- a CDS encoding CidB/LrgB family autolysis modulator, with the protein MFSYLWWSLPLTLIVFFAARKLAVLTRISLLNPLLVSMAIIIPLLLVLKIPYEHYFQGSKVLNDLLQPAVVALAFPLYEQLHQIRARWKSIISVCFIGSLTAIISGTLVALWMGASPEIAASVLPKSVTTPIAMAVASSIGGIPAISAVCVIFVGILGAVLGHSLFNRVGIKTKAARGLSMGTASHALGTARCAEVDYQEGAFSSLALVICGIITSLIAPFVFPVLLHIVS; encoded by the coding sequence ATGTTCAGCTATTTGTGGTGGTCTCTGCCTCTCACCCTGATTGTCTTTTTCGCCGCGCGTAAACTGGCCGTGCTGACCAGGATCTCCCTGTTGAACCCGCTGCTGGTGTCGATGGCGATTATTATTCCGCTGCTGCTGGTGTTGAAGATTCCCTATGAGCACTATTTTCAAGGCAGCAAAGTCCTTAACGATCTACTGCAACCGGCGGTGGTCGCACTGGCGTTCCCACTTTATGAACAGCTGCACCAAATTCGCGCCCGCTGGAAGTCGATCATCAGCGTGTGCTTCATCGGCAGCCTGACCGCCATTATCTCCGGCACGCTGGTGGCATTATGGATGGGTGCCTCACCGGAAATCGCCGCCTCCGTGCTGCCGAAATCGGTCACCACCCCAATTGCGATGGCCGTCGCCAGTTCTATTGGCGGTATTCCGGCTATCAGTGCTGTCTGCGTGATTTTTGTCGGCATTCTCGGTGCCGTATTAGGCCACAGCCTGTTCAACCGCGTGGGCATCAAAACCAAAGCTGCTCGCGGGTTGTCGATGGGCACCGCTTCGCATGCCCTCGGTACGGCACGCTGCGCGGAGGTCGATTATCAGGAAGGCGCATTCAGCTCGCTGGCACTGGTCATCTGCGGAATCATCACGTCGCTGATTGCGCCGTTTGTTTTTCCCGTACTGCTGCACATCGTTAGTTGA
- the cdd gene encoding cytidine deaminase: MHPRFENAFQQLPASLQAAVRPLLDKADFAAMLTADEVNAVCEASKLDTDALAFALLPLAAACAQAPISHFQVGAIAQGLSGNFYFGANMELSAVQLQQTVHAEQSAVSHAWLRNERGLQAVTVNYTPCGHCRQFMNELRNAASLRIQLPGRQPAVLSHYLPDSFGPVDLHIDTLLMDDINHGATLQNVNALARQALDAANRSHAPYSKAISGIALETSGGNTYTGRYAENAAFNPSLPPLQAALNLMNLAGEDLCTVKHAVVVERRNAVVSHWAISQIMLAELGCTDVEHHFIEE, encoded by the coding sequence ATGCATCCACGTTTTGAAAACGCCTTCCAGCAATTACCTGCCAGTCTGCAAGCTGCGGTCCGCCCATTGCTCGATAAAGCAGATTTCGCTGCTATGTTAACCGCGGACGAGGTGAATGCCGTCTGTGAAGCCAGCAAGTTAGACACCGATGCCTTAGCCTTTGCGCTATTGCCACTGGCAGCCGCCTGCGCACAAGCGCCTATCTCTCATTTTCAGGTTGGCGCGATTGCGCAAGGGCTGAGCGGCAATTTCTACTTTGGTGCCAACATGGAGCTCAGCGCCGTTCAGCTTCAGCAAACGGTACACGCCGAGCAGAGCGCGGTCAGCCATGCCTGGCTGCGCAATGAGCGCGGATTACAAGCCGTCACCGTGAACTACACACCATGCGGACACTGCCGCCAGTTTATGAACGAATTGCGCAATGCGGCATCGCTGCGGATACAACTACCGGGTCGCCAGCCCGCCGTGCTCAGCCACTATCTGCCGGATTCTTTTGGCCCCGTCGATCTGCACATCGATACTTTACTGATGGATGACATCAACCACGGTGCAACCTTGCAGAATGTGAATGCACTTGCGCGTCAGGCGCTGGATGCCGCCAACCGTAGCCATGCGCCCTACAGCAAAGCCATTAGCGGTATTGCGTTGGAGACATCAGGCGGCAACACCTATACCGGCCGCTATGCAGAAAATGCGGCGTTCAATCCTAGCCTGCCACCTCTGCAAGCTGCGTTAAATCTGATGAACCTTGCCGGCGAAGATCTGTGCACGGTGAAACATGCCGTTGTCGTTGAACGTCGCAATGCGGTTGTCAGCCACTGGGCAATTTCGCAAATTATGCTGGCCGAATTGGGCTGCACCGATGTTGAACACCACTTTATTGAGGAATAA
- a CDS encoding NAD-dependent malic enzyme → MELEYESKRPLHIPYAGPILLEFPLLNKGSAFTEEERANFNLHGLLPEAVETIEEQAERAWRQYQEFKHDIEKHVYLRNIQDTNETLFYRLLDAHLSEMMPIIYTPTVGEACEHFSDIYRRARGLFISYPNRAHIDDMLQNATKQNVKVIVVTDGERILGLGDQGIGGMGIPIGKLSLYTACGGISPAYTLPVVLDVGTNNPQRLNDPLYMGWRHPRITDDEYYAFVDEFIQAVKRRWPNVLLQFEDFAQKNATPLLNRYRDEICSFNDDIQGTAAVALGSLIAASRAAGTQLRDQTVAFLGAGSAGCGIAEQIIAQMKSEGLSDEEARARVFMVDRFGLLTDKLPNLLDFQSKLVQKSELLAGWDCNSDAISLLEVVRNAKPTILIGVSGQPGLFTEEIIREMHKHCARPIVMPLSNPTSRVEARPEDIIRWTEGAALVATGSPFSPVNYQDKVFPIAQCNNSYIFPGIGLGVLASGAKRITDGMLMAASRALADCSPLANNGEGALLPDLADIQQVSKRIALEVGKAAQLQGAAVVTSSDALQKAIEHNFWQPQYRSYKRTSF, encoded by the coding sequence ATGGAATTAGAATACGAAAGCAAACGTCCTCTCCATATTCCCTACGCTGGTCCAATCTTGCTTGAATTCCCCCTGCTGAATAAAGGCAGCGCATTTACCGAAGAAGAACGCGCTAACTTTAACCTGCATGGTCTGCTGCCTGAAGCCGTCGAAACCATCGAAGAACAGGCAGAACGCGCCTGGCGTCAGTATCAGGAATTCAAACACGATATTGAAAAACACGTTTACCTACGCAACATTCAGGATACCAACGAAACCCTGTTCTACCGCCTGTTGGACGCACACCTCAGTGAGATGATGCCTATCATCTACACCCCAACCGTTGGCGAAGCCTGTGAACACTTCTCCGATATCTATCGTCGCGCCCGTGGCCTGTTTATCTCCTACCCTAACCGCGCACATATCGACGATATGCTGCAAAACGCCACCAAGCAGAACGTGAAAGTCATCGTTGTGACCGACGGTGAGCGTATTCTGGGTCTGGGCGACCAGGGCATTGGCGGCATGGGGATTCCAATCGGTAAACTTTCTCTGTACACCGCGTGTGGCGGTATCAGCCCGGCCTACACCCTGCCAGTGGTTCTGGATGTCGGCACCAACAACCCGCAGCGCCTGAACGATCCGCTGTACATGGGCTGGCGTCATCCACGTATCACCGATGACGAATACTATGCGTTCGTTGATGAATTCATCCAGGCTGTTAAGCGTCGCTGGCCAAACGTGCTGTTGCAGTTTGAAGACTTCGCGCAGAAAAACGCGACGCCACTGCTGAACCGCTATCGCGATGAAATCTGTAGCTTTAACGATGACATTCAGGGTACCGCGGCGGTTGCGCTGGGCAGCCTGATTGCCGCCAGCCGTGCAGCAGGCACACAGTTACGCGATCAGACCGTGGCCTTCCTGGGCGCCGGTTCCGCAGGCTGCGGTATCGCTGAACAAATCATCGCCCAGATGAAATCTGAAGGGCTGAGCGATGAAGAAGCGCGTGCACGTGTCTTCATGGTTGACCGCTTTGGTCTGCTGACGGACAAACTGCCGAACCTGCTCGATTTCCAAAGCAAGCTGGTGCAGAAAAGCGAACTGCTGGCGGGCTGGGATTGCAACAGCGACGCCATTTCCCTGCTGGAAGTGGTACGCAATGCCAAGCCAACCATCCTGATCGGCGTATCCGGCCAACCGGGTCTGTTCACGGAAGAAATCATCCGTGAAATGCACAAACACTGTGCGCGTCCTATCGTGATGCCGCTGTCTAACCCGACATCCCGCGTGGAAGCCCGTCCGGAAGACATCATTCGCTGGACGGAAGGTGCTGCGCTGGTCGCAACCGGTAGTCCGTTCTCTCCGGTTAACTATCAGGATAAGGTCTTCCCTATCGCGCAGTGCAACAACTCCTATATTTTCCCAGGTATCGGGTTAGGGGTACTGGCGTCAGGCGCCAAGCGTATCACTGATGGTATGCTGATGGCCGCCAGCCGTGCGCTGGCTGACTGTTCACCGCTGGCGAATAACGGTGAAGGCGCTCTGCTGCCGGATCTGGCCGATATCCAGCAGGTGTCCAAACGTATTGCACTGGAAGTGGGTAAAGCCGCACAGCTGCAAGGCGCTGCCGTCGTGACCTCGTCGGATGCGCTGCAAAAGGCGATTGAGCACAACTTCTGGCAGCCGCAGTACCGCAGCTACAAACGCACATCGTTCTAA
- a CDS encoding dipeptide ABC transporter ATP-binding protein produces the protein MSPTQDHYASLSSPIPGLVLPEKRVVEVRNLSVYFEQQGQRTDAVRNLTFSVDRGETLAIVGESGSGKSVTSLALMRLVEHAGGVIHQGNMLFRRRDGQVLDLRGARQRMMRTLRGADLAMIFQEPMTSLNPVFPVGEQIAESIRLHQRMDRRAARAETLRMLDLVRIPEARNVLDRYPHQLSGGMRQRVMIAMALSCKPSLLIADEPTTALDVTIQAQILQLIRVLQREMEMAVIFITHDMGVVAEVAERVLVMHRGESVEAGSVGQIFTAPQHPYTQGLLAAVPTLGAMRGQPFPEKFPLLDQNAVRIADNLPQDTVLVDAAPILQVSHLVTRFPIRSGLLNRVTRQVHVVENISFDLWPGETLSLVGESGCGKSTTGRALLKLVESQQGDIIFNGQPIHQLKGAALQRLRRDIQLIFQDPYASLDPRLTVGFSIMEPLLVHNICRRQEAEKRVEWLLARVGLEPEHARRYPHEFSGGQRQRICIARALALNPKVVIADEAVSALDVSIQAQIINLMLELQREFGIAFLFISHDMAVVERISHRVAVMYMGQIVEIGSRQDVFERPRHPYTRKLMSAVPIADPSCRQREQVLLVDEIPSPIRALGDEPITAPLVQVGVRHFVAHHPIAGAY, from the coding sequence ATGTCGCCCACACAGGATCATTATGCCTCGCTGTCTTCCCCCATTCCGGGGCTTGTTTTGCCTGAAAAACGGGTGGTGGAAGTACGCAACCTGAGCGTGTATTTCGAACAGCAGGGGCAGCGGACGGACGCGGTGCGTAACTTGACGTTCTCTGTCGATCGGGGCGAAACGCTGGCCATCGTCGGGGAGTCCGGGTCGGGTAAATCAGTGACGTCGCTGGCATTGATGCGGTTGGTTGAGCATGCGGGCGGCGTGATTCATCAGGGAAATATGCTCTTCCGCCGCCGTGATGGGCAAGTGCTGGATCTGCGCGGCGCGCGCCAGCGGATGATGCGCACATTGCGTGGCGCGGATTTGGCGATGATTTTTCAGGAGCCGATGACGTCGTTGAACCCGGTTTTTCCCGTCGGCGAACAGATAGCCGAGTCGATTCGTTTGCATCAGAGGATGGACAGGCGTGCCGCGCGTGCAGAAACGTTACGCATGCTGGATCTGGTCAGAATCCCGGAAGCGCGCAACGTGCTGGATCGCTACCCACACCAGTTGTCCGGCGGTATGCGACAGCGAGTGATGATTGCGATGGCGCTCTCTTGTAAACCGTCCTTATTGATTGCCGATGAACCGACGACCGCACTGGATGTCACCATTCAAGCGCAAATTCTGCAACTGATTCGCGTGCTACAGCGTGAAATGGAAATGGCCGTCATTTTCATCACCCATGATATGGGCGTGGTGGCGGAAGTGGCCGAACGCGTATTAGTCATGCACCGAGGAGAAAGCGTCGAGGCGGGAAGCGTTGGGCAGATTTTTACTGCGCCGCAGCACCCGTATACGCAGGGGTTATTAGCCGCGGTACCCACATTAGGGGCTATGCGCGGTCAGCCGTTTCCGGAAAAATTTCCGTTGCTGGATCAAAACGCAGTCCGTATTGCGGATAACCTGCCGCAGGATACGGTGCTCGTGGATGCGGCTCCGATCTTACAGGTTAGCCATCTGGTGACGCGTTTTCCGATTCGTAGCGGTTTGTTGAATCGCGTGACGCGGCAGGTACATGTGGTGGAAAACATCAGCTTCGATCTCTGGCCGGGCGAAACGCTGTCGCTGGTTGGTGAATCGGGATGCGGCAAGTCCACGACTGGCCGTGCGCTGCTCAAGCTGGTTGAAAGCCAGCAGGGCGACATTATCTTTAATGGGCAGCCTATTCATCAGTTGAAAGGGGCGGCGCTACAGCGCCTGCGGCGTGATATTCAACTGATTTTTCAGGATCCCTATGCGTCACTGGATCCGCGTCTGACGGTCGGCTTTTCGATTATGGAACCGCTGCTGGTGCACAACATTTGCCGTCGGCAGGAAGCGGAGAAGCGGGTGGAATGGCTGTTGGCGCGCGTAGGGTTAGAACCGGAACACGCCCGGCGCTATCCGCATGAGTTTTCCGGCGGCCAGCGCCAGCGCATTTGCATCGCCCGAGCGCTGGCGTTGAACCCGAAAGTGGTGATTGCGGATGAGGCGGTATCCGCGCTGGACGTGTCGATTCAGGCTCAAATCATCAATCTGATGCTGGAACTGCAACGTGAATTCGGCATCGCGTTTTTGTTCATTTCACATGATATGGCGGTGGTCGAGCGTATCAGCCATCGCGTGGCGGTGATGTACATGGGGCAGATTGTCGAGATTGGCTCACGGCAAGACGTCTTCGAGCGGCCTCGCCATCCTTATACCCGCAAGCTGATGTCGGCAGTCCCGATTGCCGATCCCTCATGCCGCCAGCGTGAGCAGGTGCTGCTGGTTGATGAAATACCCAGCCCGATTCGGGCACTTGGCGACGAGCCGATCACGGCGCCACTGGTGCAGGTAGGTGTTCGACACTTTGTTGCGCACCATCCGATAGCCGGCGCTTATTGA